Part of the Trichoplusia ni isolate ovarian cell line Hi5 chromosome 16, tn1, whole genome shotgun sequence genome, TGTATGCAGCGACATTTGTGATGACGCAAACCTAAATCGTCAGTTACACAGTTGCATACGAATTTGCTTGTTTGTCGAGGATATTATTTGTCAGTGCATTCCATACATTAATATGAACGGGATTGTTTAGGTTGTATGTTTTAGTCTGTATTGTTTGAAAGGAAACAAGTGAATAATGTTATATGAAGCTTAGAGatgtatgtaattatgtatgtatgtttagttgcagcttacttatttttttaaatgaatatgcTGTTGTCTTTCTGCCAATTCTCAGATGAAATGGTATATTCTGATAGTAGGATATAGTATTATCACTTGTGTAACATGTAATTTTTTCGAATCCTTGAATCAGATATTTCCTATCTGAGAACAATGAGAAGAAATGTGGAATCGAAGTTAGGGGTTACTGTCTCTTTTCAAGTCTGGTCAATAATTGTTGAAATTTGATTAGAAGTGTATGTATATGCAAAGTATTTCCTTGACTTTGCATTGcatatatgtacatacctaGCCTGTGTTAGCTAGTGATGTGCAAACTGTGCAAGATCCTTAAAAATGGTTAAGTTAACGTTTTCAGAAGCGATGAGCACCAGTTTCAGCAGCGGCACTATCTAAAGACAGGCAAAAACTTTCTCATAGCGCCAGATCGAGACGATTGCTGTTTATatctaacttaaaaaaaaaaacatttttatcaaacgAAATCATCATGATAAGTGTTGTAATTGTGAATGGAAAAATCTTGTTTCGTGCAATACATAGAAATAACATGTTACCATTTAGCCACAAATCACCGAATTCCTCTCTGCACAGTTTAATAGTTTGGTAGTGTGTTGTATTGTTCTTTTTAAAGGTCGTTATTCCTTATTTAGGTTAACTGAACCACGTACACTAGCAGGTCAATGGGTCTTGACGAACAATACGTTATGCGGTGCATTTCTCCATTCGATTTGTAATGCAATGcatggtaatctttattgtttacCGGTAAACCCATTTCACGTCAGACGGCGATGTATCTACATACCAAATTAACCTCATATTTCGTATAATCGAGCAATTTACCTTGAGCTGTGGTCTGAATATTGGTTCATATtcgaaatgttttgattattctTCTTCGTAGATTATGAATactgttcgtgtattattttttacaacttaCAAGAAGACAAATGTTTGGTTCCAATAAATAATCAGTCAAGTAAGCGCTTATAAATACGAATGGAGGAAGGGACTCCatacttatatactttttataattcatcatcatcatcctagtcttttcccaactatattggaattgacttccagtctaaccggatactAATACTTTTCGTTTCGGCCTAGTATTTTTCAACGAGCATTATCACCTATTACCTTAATTAAactaatgtttatgtttacagACACTGGCCATACAGAAAGCTATAAATGCTATCGAGACTCCGGTGAAAGAGAAACATGTCCGCAGCACACTCATCGGTACCTTCCAAGAGCAGAGCGCCATCACGTTTTGGGTAAGTACTGAATAAACAGTCATAGCAATAGGTGAAATAAGTTTTCCCTTAAATTCTACGCGGTTTTTGTTGTATAATGACAAAGTTGTCAgtaatttgtgttttgtttttttttcccaaaaaacaaagctttatcCCTATGAGTCAAGAACGAGCATCACACGTCAGAAGACGTCGATTGAATATAATGAGTAAAAACTGTAAATGTGTAACGGCTGGCCAAAAGCCTCTTATATAGAAAGATTGAGCATCAATCACGACGCATATCTACAAAATCCTTCTAATATGATAAAcacgaaattttgtatgtatgactgcacggataaccgagaggttgaggtcaccacaccaaacccaccgtgcgcaacgtgtcgcgggttcgatccccgcgtaggacaagcatttgtgtgacccacgaatgcttgttctgagtctgggtgtcttgtcatgtgatttgtatgttgaTAAAACCGCGGGGGGCACAAAGAAAacattccttactgcgggagttgttacaaaaaaaaaacctctttcacCCAAAAACGTTCATAAAACCCCgctaataaaataagataaacaaGGGATAGTTCCCTATTTATCCTTAGGTATCCcatttttatgttcccgtgggatcattttcgatttgtggCGGATGAGCCCGCAGGCATCAGCTAGtactaaatatatttcgtatctaCCCAGATGGTGGCCGTCCGTCTTCCACTTCAGGAGAACCGCATCGTGGCATGGAAGTTCTGTCACGTGACACACAAGCTGCTGCGCGAGGGGCACCCCGCCTGCCTCGACGACTCGCAGCGGCACATCGGCATGATCGAGAACTTGGGCAAGCTATGGGTAAGAACTTTCTAGAGGCAAAGAAGTTCCAGCTGGAGATATCCTGTGAAGCCTTACTACATTTTTTTGACTGATGCTATCCTTTTTAatctaattattatataaaaaacaagtgCTTTTCTATTTGCTTTTGCGAAACAACAGCTGGTTTGTAAATGTGATACTTACACACATtgtaaatcttaattaaacctattttagTAGGAAACTAGATATATcctcatttaaattcaaatctgGTTGATTACCACAAATGCAAGCTTATACTTACCTAGCATATTCGGTCCTTATTTCTTAATTCCACACAGTACCGATTAGTCTAAGTAgggtcaaaaaatataatcaaacaaTATTCCATCATCAGGTACACTTACGGGAAGGCTACGGCAAGTTGGTCCACCTGTACTGCAACCTCCTTGTGTGCAAGTTGAAGTTCCATGCGCGCAACCCTCGCTTCCCCGGCAACATGCAGCTCACGGCCGAAGAACTTGATGCCATCGCGGAAAATGATGTCAATAACTAGTAAGTTTGAGAATGAAATACCTTACATATTATGGAACCTTGTCAAATTATGGAcagaaaaaacctttttgtacaTGAAGGCTAAACTTCGGACAGGATTAAATTGAACGAAGGGGAACGATTGCAGTAAGAGCGAATGTAGTCTATTGTTCTGCAGTGGGATAGTTCAGGCTCAGTCGAATAATgacatggaaaaaaataattttaaatagggtgttatttcataaaatcttttgttacaGTTTCCAGCTATGCGTGGAATTATTTGACTACATGGAAGAAATCCTCAACTTACAAGCATCAGGTAAGACTTTATCCTATCTTTTGAGTTTTGACTGGccgttggtctagtggttattagccctgactgctataccggaggtcgtgagttcaaTTCCCATCATAgacaaatgtttgagtgatAAGTACGATCATTTGGGTCTGggtataatttacatttactcatacgctttgcttagtttgaaactagatggggttgtgtgaaagttgtggaatattatcaaaaatatatgtattaatatgTACTAGTCCATCTCCAAATTTTTCAAAGACGTTTTCCAAGTTTTGATAATATGCCTTTACTTTACTCATATATCAGCGCTTAAAACATCCACCCTGTAGAACCCATAGTAAATATGTAATTCCTGTGTTCCCACTTGCAGTGTTCGACAGCCTGGGCAACGCGCGCGCCAACTCGATGACGGCGAGCGGGCAGTGCCGGCTGGCGGCGCTCATCCCGTGCGCGCAGGACGCCTCGCAGATCTACGACTGTAACGTGCGCCTGCTGTTCCGGCTGCACGCCTCGCTGCCCGCGGACACGCTGGCCGGACATCGCGAGAGGTACACAacgtagccgagtggttcaggccaccaagccaaacccaatgagtgcgacgtgtcgcgggtttgatccccgcgtaggacaagcgtttgtgtaatccacgaatgcttgtcctgagtctttttgtctgtttgtgaaaacccccgtgatacaaggtttaaattccATAGTGCCTGTGCCTCAGTtcctgtttttatttcaagtaggacgttttccaggcattttcaaaacgttacaatgatgactctaaGTGCACAGTTCCAAAGTGCcattcttatggagaaaaaccggcaagaaactccatattCCACTTGTTAGTGATAAAATATCATAACTCATAATGgtaaagatttataaaaaaaaaatctaaagactCCCACACTTACTAATTACGTTCAGACTAATGCTAGTCCAACGCAGCCATCGAACCCGCTACGTCccgcactgtgggtttggcgtgttgTTGAATGGCaggcaaaacaaaaatatgtgtcaTGCAACATGTTGCAGATGACAATAGGATACTTTGTTAAAGAGCTCTCTTGAGTCTCTTGTAACTCAATCTTCAGCTACGCAACAAGTTGCAGTACAAGCGATAATACACGCTCTGTAGCAAGACATATTGTTGATGTTTGTGCGTCATCGATGTCCGTTTATTTACCTGTACATTGTTTACAGATTCCGACAACAGTTTAAAAAGCTGAGCTCGTTCTACAAACACGCGAGCAGTCTCCAGTACTACAGGAACCTGTTGACGCTGCCGGTGCTGCCTTCCAACCCACCCAACTTCTTGCAACAGGttcgttataattaatttaaactttactttactttctaccctaacattgtatgtattaagaatcactgctgtaattacatggtgtacaatatagaatattctattctattctacatGTAAATATTGcaacagttgaaataaaaaaacaatagatagTTTATTTTGAGTGTTACTATGCAAGGAAATTACTTTCGCTATTTGAAAATCAGTGCAACTATTTTTCGAATTCATTATACATATATGCTCTTAGCtgtagtttattataatatacgaATACTACCGAATATGTACacaatttcataagaatcggtcgagccatttcggaggagttcaattttatactttttttaccAGGCGAATAAAACGCAGTAAACAGATCCCATTTCCATATAtttgtcattaatataattttctttatttctacgTGTAGAGCGATTTCGGCACTTACGTAACTCCAGTGGTATCCATACCGGAGCAGCCGCCTGACGAAGTTGACTCCGTCGCATCTCTCATCGACACTTCGGATACTATCAGCCAGGTAATATTCGACTTTATTAGAATatgtataaaattcaaaattgttgTTGCAAATTCAGGCATCTGTTCAAATGTACTTTGTCCGTTGTCGGTCTGTATAGtctgatttttaattcgagtcagTAAAATGACAGGGGCAACTGTCACTTtcacaaaaaagggtgacccactacaatagtgatgttccACAATCGACCGACTTAGAAGTTTAgtcatgatttattttattaggtatcagagcgttatttttattgtaaatatttaaagcataacgtattaaataatacaattttagaaatatgaaCCTTCCCGGCATATTAAAACTTCTCACTACAACATTATTACTAAAGATGGGGGATTCAGAGGAATCAATAATGGAAAGTAAGAATAATACAAgtaattttataggtttttattcataacaGTTGCGATTCCGAATCCGATTCTGAATCAGTATATTCAGAATCGGAATCGGAATcagttacatttattataaatgaatcCACACATTCGTCTATGATGTGGTCGAGTTGGCACATTTTGTCTTCGACTTTTATTGTATGGTTGATGCACTGTCGCCAATTTTCAGGTGTCACTTCTTTAACACCTTCTTCAAACAACTTTTTTacgtcttttattttaaaagttttattgttccTGGCGACATACCCCTTTGTTTGAGCCCAAACTAACTCTATTGGGTTGAGCTCACAGTGATAAGGGGGCAGCCGCAGGATTGTGACACCATATTCAGCGGCCAACTCTTCCACAGCATAGCGTTCGTAATTCGATTTGTGGGATTTTACAATCTCTATTAATTCAGCTTTTATCATCCTCGATTTAAAAATCTCGATTTTctacatcactatttatttgagaccctatttttttaaaactgtgcaacactggaaatgtcattttactgactcgaattaaaaatcagaCTATaagtactattttaaataaataaaagatcttTTGGACTCATTTGGCTACCATAGAATTTATGTAATCTGATACAAAAAGAATAATTGATATCACTAACGCGTAGCGACGAAAGGAAATCAGAGTCGATACCAAAATAAGTCATTTCAGCCTAAAATGAAAACTACCAGCCTCATAGCGACTTAAACAGTCATGGGACAAATCAAAGGTCCATTATACATTAAAACTGcgcaaatatataaaaataatagatagcATTTTATAAATCCACCCACAATTATAGGCACCATCTGACCATATGGAGGAGCTGGAGGCCCGACCCACGCCCTCCCCGCAGCCAGATCCCGTTGTGGAGCGAGACCGGCTTATTGACCACCTACAGAACGAACTTAGAAGAATGAGGTaagcgtcagctcatgattaaggactccggttgggtccgaaactagtggggcactcccgataaatacgcgtgagtaaaccgttgacCGTCATTTATATTCTAGTAATGTTCCATgggtatataattaaaaaaaaaatgtttttaccaGTTGTTGCCCGTGGGCCTgctcgctacaaatcgaaattgATCCTATAGGAACAttaaaatctggataaaaacttaatcctggttataaactatctgtgtaccaagttccTACAAATACATCGATATAAATATACTTTCACGttagtaatattaataggattatTAGTACGGCAAAAACCACTTTCACTcctaaagataataaaattcaacttaaaaagtaaaacatataAGACGTCACTCAATCACGGTCTCATCTCGCAGTATGCCAAGCATTCAGACAAGATCACCTTCCGCTCATCCGCAAACACATCACGATTCAAAGAACACGATTCGAAGTATTATAGTGTTTGTTTACTAACGAAAGACAATAAACAAAGTCTTGAAAATGTTTGGCGAACATTACAAAATCGGTGTTAAGAAAGATTTCCAGTGACAACTTAGTGCATATTACTGCAAAATATTTCTTCGATCTTAGCCAGTTAGTATCAAcgtttatacattaaaaaaatataaattaaaaaattcttactcaaataaaaatccGGCCTTCCAGGCAGGCCAGCCTTCTGGCGTTTGGCTTCTAGAGACTTTAGTTGAATGAAGGATTGCTAAACAAATAgcatatttatgaatttattatttagaataacACTATATCAATACGGAGCAGGTTTTACATCAAACGAAACCAATGGTTTTAATGGTAAATTAGTGCAATCTGTATAATTATGAATCTATAAGCCCAATTCGCAAATATCCTTGCGgcgtaaaaacaactttaaaacaatCACGAAAGGTCGAATTTTCAAATTGATACCATTGCTTTTCcaacaaattttaaagttatttattattgaacagGGCAGAAGTATCGCAGCTAGTTCAAGAACGGAATAATGTTTTAGGATCCATGAGAGAACATAGCTCACGGCTGGAATCGCAACTTCAGAACGCCAGGgtaaatatttatcacttaCAAAACAAGtaacttttatcttttttttacgGAGTCGGTTACCTCAAAAAATTGTACCAAAAAAATGTAGTAATGCATAAAGATTGTAatgaattctattttattcatgtttaaaaGATCTAGACTTAGAGTATCGTTAACCTGAGCTTAATGTGACTGTTTACCAGAGTAATATATCTAACCCAGTAATATTTCGGCCTGTCTCAATGACGTcactaaataatttacttttttatttgcagcTAGAATTAGAAGAGGAGAAATCGAAAGCGGAAATGTTAATGATACAAACGCCTGAAATTAAACGTAAGTTAAACGATGTTAGTCACTAAACGcgataattattatgtatatgatAACCACTCGTATAATTCAACTCTCTGTTAAGGCCTCGCTGGCTTGTAGTTAAAACGTGGTAAAACAAAGCTTGGTCGCAATTGAATAGCTGTATCTAAGCATGCAAAAATTTACAAGAGCGTCTTAAAAGttcttaaatgaaaatacaagcTTATCATACAAAATCATAATCAGGTCATACTTGAACAGGGAAACAAAGTACGATGAGGTGATAGCCAAATAGACAGTTTGATGAACGCTGACTCGTTTGAACACTTTGTACAAGTGACAAAACGACATAAATTGCTCTTGTTTCAGAAAAACTCAACGAAACGGAAGAGAAAGCGAAATTAACAGACGAAAAATTCCAGAAGCTAAAAGGAGCATATACTCAACTGAGAGAAGAACACATCACGCTAATTAGACAGGTTTGTATTGTTATAATGAACTTGACATTTGTGAAACCGACAAATCTTTTAATACACTTGAACCATCTCAAAAAGAAGTTGGACATTGTTCGTAGAGAATCTCAATAAATCTGTTACGATTCCGCTACACACAAACCAAATCAAGCAATCTTGCTTACTATTAAAGTAAGTTATATCTGTTTTAGAAAGCAGAAGTGGATAAATTGTCAGCAAACCTGAGAGCGGCCGCCGCGCAACACGAAAGCGCTAAAGTAGCGCTACAGCAACAACTAAACGATAGGATGAAGTAagttgtagatattttttatttattttttaatattaaataatataccaaAATACAGTGTCTTTAacttatgaaattttatatgtaaataatatatgtaagatCGCCCAAGCGTAACTATAGTCCTTCCGCAGTAAAGGGTAAGGGTTTGAATCCTTGAGTCTCgagggtttacaaacatacaagtttCATGTGCAAAGACACCCTTTTATAAAGGAGTCCTGACATAAATTGTTGTCCGCACAACTGAACTAACAACAACACTACAAACGACGTCTGTGTTAACATTTTACAGAGATGTCGAACTGCTTCAACAAAGCGCTTCAGCAAGCGAAGAGGTTGAAGCTTACAAATCACAGGTGACAAGTCTACGCGCCGACCTCGAACAATCCAGACAAAAAGAACTCGAACTAGAAACACTCAGAGCTTCCATGGAGGCCTTAGAAATAGAACACAAAACAGCAACAAAAGAACAGGAAGAAAAACTAACGACAATAACCAACGAACTGAAAGAAACCACAGAAACATTAGACAGAATCAAACAAGAGAAGGAAGAAAGAGAAGTAGAGCTGACAAGAGTTAAAGAGGAGTTGGTAGGGCTTCGAGAGAAGAGTGGGGATGAGTACAAAAAGGTAGTAGAAGAACGTGAGGCAGCTTTAAAACAGGTAGCCGAGTTGCAACAACAACATGCTCAAGAAAAAGAGGTCAGTACTGTATATTTTGTAGATAGTTTTATATTCATAGGGTATGTGTAAAGCTTGCTAGCATGACTTACTGCATGTTTAAAgtataacttatatttaatcCTTGCTTTAGCCTAATACTAACTAACCTTAGTATAGTGATACAGTAGACCCAGGCCTTGTTTTCCTGTAGGTATATTTCACATTCTAACAAATATAATGTAGATACACTAAGTAACGGTTAATACAGATTTGTGTaactatttcaataacatttgtGTTTAATAGGAAgtaacaaaactaaacaatttcgTAAGTGAATTACAATCAGAAATTGATGGGTTACAACATAAGCTTACGATTACCGAAACTGACTATACAGCTCAGAACCAGAAAATGAGAGACGAATTAGTCACTAAAAACCAAGAGCTTGATGATCAACTTAAATCTAAAGAAACTGAAATTAAAGAGGCTTTAGATAAACTAGAAGAACTACAAATCCAGTTACAAAATTCTAACACTGATCAcgaaaccaaaataaatgataatgagACTGAGATTTCTAATCTACAAGCAAAGATTGAAGAACTAATAGCAAGCAAAGATACTAATGAAGCTCTGATAGCAGAGCTAACGGATgagaaaaataacttaaacgtACAACTGACAGAAGTCTTagcagaaaaacaaaagatagaaGACAATTTAACTGAAAAGTTGACAGAAATATTAAACCTggaaaataacttaaaagatCTAGAAACTTCTAAAGACCAAGAGCTCCTGcaattaaaagaagaattaCAGAAAGcaattgatgaaaaaaataatgaattaaccAATTTGAATAAGATCGTAGAAGAAAGATCTGAATTTGGTGATAAACAGAAGTTCGAAAGCGAAACATTGTCCAAAAATGTAATAGAACTTCAGGCTATCATTGATgaaagaaacaaacaattacaaGAACAAAAGCTCTCTTACGAAGACCGCCTGAAAGACAGTAACTGTGAGCTGACAATTCTAAAAGATAAACTACAAATTCTCACGGAATCTAAAGACGAAATcatcgaaaatttaaaaagcatgATATCTGAAAAAGATAGACAAGTTATTACATTAAATGTTGAAGTTACTCAACTGGCTGACGAGAATACAAGGCTTAAGGATGAGTTATCCGAAACGCAAGCGCAGTTGGAAATAGGTAGCGATGAACTGTTCACCATGAAGGATGAACACGAAACATTCGTCGACAGAAACGAAAGGAATATAGCTATGAAAAACAAAGAATTAAGAGAGCTACATGACAAAATCAATGAACTTACTAAACTCAAAGAAGAATTGCAGCAAGACAATGAAAAACTTATTAACGAACTAAATTCAGAAAAAGAGGTTTGTGTTATAATTAATCTTGTTGTATTGTGTCGTCCCACGATTTCTTTACTTTAATCCTTTGTCTTTAAATAGGTATTACAAAGTAAACACTTGCAAGTAAAAGAAGCACTCGATAATTTAACTAAGATCTATGATCAGTTGAAATCAGAGAAGGAATCTTTGACCACTCAACTGACCAATGATATCAACGAATTGAAATTACAATTTGAgcaatataaaaacgaaaaggAAAGTGAGATTGCTGAATTAAGtgcatcaaaacaaaatcaagaaACTACTATGAACGAACGTATTATTCAAAAGGATGAGGCTATTAGCGAGGCTGAGACAGTTATACAGAAGTTGAAGGATGAATTAGAGGAGTTTAAACAACTGAAATCGAAAGAGAAAGAAGATATCGATGCCCATATATCTGAGAGAGAACGAGAGAAACAGGTTAGGAACACAGTGGCGTTGAGTGAAGTGTGTCGTCTTACACCACGTTCGAGGAACACGTTCAGTTTGGTGGCGGccatcttgtgtgacgtcactactATGGATAGCGTTGTTACCACTAACTGTGTCTACAAGGCTTTGGGGTCCTCATTTGGTTATGGTCTTGTGTCATTTCTAGTAGttatgatttctttatttttcgtttttctttttcaatttaaattctttatttttatttttttattttctacacgTTTTACATGTAGATAGAGCTCACTGTTTGACTTAGTTGTACTTTCTCGAGTTGAGCTTGCATGTAAATATATCTAAACcgcatgtttttcttttctctacGTCTACGCCTGCATCGCTGTGCATGGATTACTTTCGGACTGCGCTCTTCGACTCGCTTGGAACCTTGGGACTTGCGTACCTTCTTCTATGGTGGTATAGTTATTGGAGACTAGGCTAGAACACACGGAGAGTAAGAGATTGAATGCGGAGTGTGAATTACAGGATTTGTTGCAACACAATACTGTGCTCGAGGCTGATTTAGCGACTGTCAAGATACAGTTGGAAGAGGCGCAGAAGGCCTTGCAGAAGCGTTAGTATACTTTCACTGTAATACTGTTTAGTTAGCTTATTATGTACATTGTACAATGCACTTTACCAATTTGACAAAAATTACCATAGATGCTTGTAATGAGTACTAAGTTAAAGGTCCCCTAAAAGTACCTAcatgacaaatacaattttttcaacTGAGTTGCGTTACAAAATATTGCTATAAATCTGAAAAATATCTTCGATcaacaatttacttttaaaaacttctttctagatttaatatattttaaacaaattaagacTTTGTCTTAATCAAAAAAGGTATGATTCCATTACTTAGTCGATACTCACACTATCCCTCTCGGCATACAGAAACAGCTCGCCTGGTGACTGTAGCCGGCGAGGCGGCATACGAGGTCGCGAACGGTGCGCTCGCGTCCATCGAACACGTCAACTCGCACGACACAGTCAGCGCTACTGCTGATCTAGCTGCTAAAGCGCTGGAGGAACTGGCCAGGCTTAGTGATGTAAGTACTTAGGTTCTAGATATATGGACTGCATCTGAATTGTATTTCAAATGCAGTCGTAATGCAGTGAActcgactgcaatagaactgcgaACCAAACGCGCCTTCCGATTACACGATTCAATTGTAGTCGGCGTGCAATCCGAGATCAAGTGCAGTTCTATTGCGTAATTCTACTGCATGCAACCAAAAAGCGTTTTTGTTGTATGTATTACAATTGTGTCAGAGGTTACGTAAAGAATGCAgttaaaggcaaaaaaaaaatataattgaaagtAAATCATAATCTTATCTTCGGTAGCTCAGCAATTAAAAGTTCGTTTCCTGTCTTGTCGCCTATGGCACATTATGACCCCACTTTATTTacgattgtttttaaaaaaaaatcaattcaaaattgGAAACCATTTCatcaaataataactttttgatCAATGTGTATATGATAATAGCCTATATTCTGTATTTAACCTACAGGTGTCTGGCAACGAGGAGTCGGTAGCTCGGTCAGTGATATTCGCCGCGCACAACACCGCGCAGCTTTCGGCGTACGTTTCCGACGTGGCCAATGTATCTACAGATATAACCCTTTCGGAGAGTAAGTCATTCATGTCATTGTGTAGGAatgcataataaaattatatgccaTAATTTTTGAGAATCGTAGTAACTAAAAGATAGTCTTCCTTCTTATATACCTGTTTTCTCATTAAGTGAAAATTATAACGACCTCAAAAAACTATCATGACGATGTCTAGAAGTAAGAGCCTTAGACTATAGAAAGCCCCTTCATTTAAACTGTATATTAGCTAGATCTCTTTTTGCATTTGCCCCTGCACCAAGAAGAAAACGTTGTGGTAA contains:
- the LOC113501983 gene encoding huntington interacting protein related 1 isoform X2; translation: MASLSLPRVLQLKKNSLDAEREQFEKFQTLAIQKAINAIETPVKEKHVRSTLIGTFQEQSAITFWMVAVRLPLQENRIVAWKFCHVTHKLLREGHPACLDDSQRHIGMIENLGKLWVHLREGYGKLVHLYCNLLVCKLKFHARNPRFPGNMQLTAEELDAIAENDVNNYFQLCVELFDYMEEILNLQASVFDSLGNARANSMTASGQCRLAALIPCAQDASQIYDCNVRLLFRLHASLPADTLAGHRERFRQQFKKLSSFYKHASSLQYYRNLLTLPVLPSNPPNFLQQSDFGTYVTPVVSIPEQPPDEVDSVASLIDTSDTISQAPSDHMEELEARPTPSPQPDPVVERDRLIDHLQNELRRMRAEVSQLVQERNNVLGSMREHSSRLESQLQNARLELEEEKSKAEMLMIQTPEIKQKLNETEEKAKLTDEKFQKLKGAYTQLREEHITLIRQKAEVDKLSANLRAAAAQHESAKVALQQQLNDRMKDVELLQQSASASEEVEAYKSQVTSLRADLEQSRQKELELETLRASMEALEIEHKTATKEQEEKLTTITNELKETTETLDRIKQEKEEREVELTRVKEELVGLREKSGDEYKKVVEEREAALKQVAELQQQHAQEKEEVTKLNNFVSELQSEIDGLQHKLTITETDYTAQNQKMRDELVTKNQELDDQLKSKETEIKEALDKLEELQIQLQNSNTDHETKINDNETEISNLQAKIEELIASKDTNEALIAELTDEKNNLNVQLTEVLAEKQKIEDNLTEKLTEILNLENNLKDLETSKDQELLQLKEELQKAIDEKNNELTNLNKIVEERSEFGDKQKFESETLSKNVIELQAIIDERNKQLQEQKLSYEDRLKDSNCELTILKDKLQILTESKDEIIENLKSMISEKDRQVITLNVEVTQLADENTRLKDELSETQAQLEIGSDELFTMKDEHETFVDRNERNIAMKNKELRELHDKINELTKLKEELQQDNEKLINELNSEKEVLQSKHLQVKEALDNLTKIYDQLKSEKESLTTQLTNDINELKLQFEQYKNEKESEIAELSASKQNQETTMNERIIQKDEAISEAETVIQKLKDELEEFKQLKSKEKEDIDAHISEREREKQLLETRLEHTESKRLNAECELQDLLQHNTVLEADLATVKIQLEEAQKALQKQTARLVTVAGEAAYEVANGALASIEHVNSHDTVSATADLAAKALEELARLSDVSGNEESVARSVIFAAHNTAQLSAYVSDVANVSTDITLSEKLNNECRSMLTATKDCLESVKSGAVVGSHCSEVRSRIRSLMTAAVAAERLNSGSTSVDDELADMDRAIEEAASQIEGMLAATRAGDSGVKLEVNGKILDACTTLMGAVKILVQDARKLQNELGDPKTRQKMYRKNPQWSEGLISASKAVVFAAKLLVTSADEAVGSEGASGAVEGVSAAAHEVAGSAAQLVAASHARAPPASPALARLTAARRAVAAATAALVAAVKAGSTLVLEQEALDTSSLSLTATRRLEMESKVRSLKLETALDAERARLAALRKRHYQLAQLEEQPERAA